The proteins below come from a single Alligator mississippiensis isolate rAllMis1 chromosome 2, rAllMis1, whole genome shotgun sequence genomic window:
- the LOC102564988 gene encoding olfactory receptor 5F1-like gives MARENSTVVFEFILQGFSDHPELQTAIVGVFLVIYIITLMGNLGMILLITADSRLHTPMYFFLSQLSCIDFCHSSNIIPKALENFLWDRKVISFTECFVQMYIFIVCSSSECFFLSLMAYDRYVAICNPLLYTVVMSFKRCLMFAAVMYTAAFLNSMLHTTWTSSLSFCHSNVIDHFFCEIPSLLKLSCSNIHKNEVLLFSSAVVHIVGSNLIIIGSYAYILSTILRMRSAESKRKAFSTCASHLTAVIVFYGTGACTYLQSHTENSQEQDKMASMFYTVVTPMLNPLIYSLRNKEVKDAMSREMSRKMVVK, from the coding sequence atGGCTAGAGAAAACTCCACTGTGGTATTTGAGTTTATCCTCCAGGGATTTTCGGATCATCCAGAGCTGCAAACTGCCATTGTTGGGGTGTTCTTGGTTATCTATATCATCACGCTGATGGGCAATCTTGGGATGATCTTGTTAATCACTGCTGACTCTCgacttcacacccccatgtacttcttcctcagccaGTTGTCTTGTATAGATTTCTGCCATTCCTCCAATATCATCCCAAAAGCACTAGAAAATTTCCTTTGGGATAGGAAGGTTATTTCCTTTACCGAATGCTTTGTACAGATGTATATCTTTATTGTTTGTTCTTCCTCTGAGTGCTTCTTTCTGTCATTGATGGCTTATGACCGTTATGTAGCCATCTGTAATCCCTTACTTTACACAGTTGTGATGTCCTTCAAGCGATGTCTCATGTTTGCTGCTGTGATGTATACTGCAGCCTTTCTCAATTCAATGTTACACACTACCTGGACAAGCAGTTTATCTTTTTGTCACTCCAATGTTATTGATCacttcttctgtgaaataccttCACtcctcaagctctcctgctccaACATCCACAAGAATGAAGTTCTGTTATTCAGTAGTGCTGTAGTGCATATAGTAGGCTCGAACCTGATAATCATTGGTTCCTATGCTTATATCCTGTCCACCATCCTGCGGATGAGATCTGCAGAAAGCAAGCGAAAAGCTTTCTCCACTTGTGCCTCTCACCTGACAGCTGTCATTGTGTTCTATGGAACTGGGGCCTGCACATACTTACAGTCTCATACAGAGAATTCACAAGAACAGGATAAAATGGCCTCTATGTTCTACACTGTGGTGACCCCAATGTTGAACCCCCTCATCTACAGTCTGAGGAACAAAGAGGTAAAGGATGCCATGAGTAGAGAGATGAGCAGGAAAATGGTTGTAAAATGA
- the LOC102566988 gene encoding olfactory receptor 5AP2-like, whose amino-acid sequence MERNCTELTEFILLGLTDQPQLQGVVFAVFLFICAFTVVGNLGMIELIRTSSRLDTPMYFFLSNLSLVDFCYSSTSAPQTLVNFMASKKTISFAGCTVQFFFICFFISIEGCLLAAMAYDRLVAISNPLLYTVIMHKNFCTQLVISSYFCGCVNAVVQTSNIFTLSFCRFNVINHFFCDIPPVLKLSCSNTNTTDIVLFIFTTVMVTSAALIIFISYAYIFSAILYIHSTEGKHKAFSTCASHLTSVTLLYGTVIFMYLCPNSSYAQQQDKFVSVFYTLVIPMLNPLIYSLRNKEVKDALRKYAGRTRCSQGT is encoded by the coding sequence ATGGAGAGAAACTGTACTGAGTTGACCGAGTTCATTCTTCTTGGGCTAACAGACCAACCACAGCTGCAAGGTGTGGTATTTGCTGTGTTCCTTTTCATCTGTGCTTTTACTGTGGTTGGCAATCTTGGAATGATCGAATTAATCAGGACCAGCTCGCGCCTtgacacccccatgtactttttcctcagcAACCTGTCACTGGTTGACTTCTGTTATTCCTCCACCAGTGCCCCTCAGACACTGGTCAACTTCATGGCAAGTAAGAAAACAATCTCCTTTGCTGGCTGTACTGTccaatttttctttatttgtttttttattagcATAGAGGGCTGCCTCTTGGCTGCTATGGCATATGACCGTTTAGTAGCAATAAGCAACCCATTACTTTATACAGTCATTATGCACAAGAACTTTTGTACTCAGCTGGTAATCAGCTCATATTTTTGTGGCTGTGTGAATGCAGTGGTACAAACTAGCAACATCTTCACCCTCTCCTTCTGCAGGTTTAATGTAATTAACCACTTCTTCTGTGATATTCCTCCTGTCCTAAAACTCTCCTGCTCTAATACAAATACCACTGACATCGTGCTTTTTATCTTTACCACTGTGATGGTGACGAGTGCTGCTCTCATCATCTTCATCTCCTATGCATACATCTTCTCTGCCATCTTGTATATTCACTCTACGGAGGGCAAGCACAAAGCCTTTTCAACCTGTGCTTCCCATCTGACTTCTGTCACTTTGTTGTATGGGACTGTGATCTTCATGTACCTGTGTCCCAACTCTAGCTATGCCCAGCAACAAGACAAATTTGTTTCTGTGTTCTATACTCTCGTGATCCCCATGCTGAACCCCTTGATTTACAGTCTAAGGAACAAAGAGGTGAAGGATGCCCTGAGAAAGTATGCAGGCAGAACAAGATGTTCACAAGGAACTTAA